From the genome of Desulfonatronum thiosulfatophilum, one region includes:
- a CDS encoding uracil-xanthine permease family protein: MTLRADSDRILHAADDKAGWGLSLLLGLTHVSLIFDGIIFLPIMIGKATLTPPEQVAFVTFATIIVAALGTLIQTLRVGRIGCGFVLFMGSYSAFLACTLGAVRMGGLELMATMTLLSAPVVFFYSYFLRFLRHIVTPQIGGIMIILVALSLMPIAIELWQGGLPDRPGFGSASNYIVGVITMSALVLLMLFGNTTLRLWTPLLGLGAGCAAAWFFGILELEQAVSAPWIGLPQWAWPGLELDLGLSHVPLLAAFVMAAVVSSMEGTGNIMLVQQFSLRRFRKVDYQRVQTGLYGDAVAKGLAGLSGAAPVATFCDNLPLLKMTRVASRRVGLMGAAILFALAFMPKISGFLLDLPAPVIGGMLVVICGMLFAAGISLIISSGLSFQIGLILGLSLCAGLVAETRNFFPDVMPVALSPVLQSGVAMGGFVAMAMSLLLVLFPKPQMTFRLLPRTEEMPKLLATLEDVRHKFKISDTAFHRLRLSCEETFSHLCEHVADEGKTCLFDIQRKEEGMFVEIICGSQVEDVDRCPPPIHPSCANDQDLSRLGLFLLAKMARDVLHFHLSGNTYITFYIDD; encoded by the coding sequence ATGACCTTACGCGCTGATTCAGACCGCATCCTCCATGCCGCGGACGACAAGGCAGGTTGGGGGTTGTCCCTGCTCTTGGGGTTGACCCATGTTTCCCTGATCTTCGACGGAATTATCTTCCTGCCGATAATGATCGGCAAGGCCACGCTCACTCCGCCCGAGCAGGTCGCCTTCGTCACCTTTGCCACCATCATTGTCGCGGCCCTGGGCACCTTGATCCAGACCCTGCGGGTGGGACGCATCGGCTGCGGATTCGTGCTCTTCATGGGTTCTTATTCCGCATTTCTCGCCTGTACTCTCGGCGCGGTGCGCATGGGCGGACTGGAGTTGATGGCCACCATGACCCTGCTCAGCGCGCCGGTGGTCTTTTTCTATTCCTATTTCCTGCGATTCCTGCGCCATATCGTCACCCCGCAAATCGGCGGGATCATGATCATCCTCGTGGCGCTCAGCCTGATGCCCATTGCCATCGAACTGTGGCAGGGCGGACTTCCGGACCGGCCCGGATTCGGATCGGCCTCCAACTACATCGTGGGCGTGATCACCATGTCCGCCCTGGTGCTGCTGATGCTATTCGGAAATACGACTCTGCGGCTCTGGACCCCGCTTTTAGGGCTGGGCGCGGGATGTGCTGCGGCCTGGTTTTTCGGGATACTTGAGCTCGAACAGGCTGTCTCGGCACCGTGGATAGGCTTGCCGCAATGGGCCTGGCCGGGCCTCGAGCTGGATCTGGGGCTGAGCCATGTGCCGCTTCTGGCGGCATTTGTCATGGCCGCCGTAGTCAGTTCCATGGAGGGAACCGGGAACATCATGCTCGTTCAGCAGTTCTCGCTGCGCCGGTTTCGCAAAGTGGACTATCAGCGGGTCCAAACCGGGCTGTACGGGGACGCCGTGGCCAAGGGGCTGGCCGGATTAAGCGGCGCCGCGCCCGTGGCTACGTTCTGCGACAACCTGCCGCTGCTGAAGATGACCCGCGTCGCCTCGCGTCGCGTCGGCCTGATGGGCGCGGCAATCCTCTTCGCACTGGCTTTTATGCCCAAAATATCCGGTTTTCTGTTGGACCTGCCCGCCCCGGTCATCGGCGGAATGCTCGTGGTCATCTGCGGGATGCTCTTTGCCGCTGGCATCAGCCTGATCATCAGCTCCGGGCTGAGTTTCCAGATCGGGCTGATCTTGGGGCTGTCCCTGTGTGCCGGGCTTGTAGCCGAGACTCGCAACTTCTTTCCGGATGTAATGCCCGTGGCTCTGAGCCCGGTACTCCAGAGCGGCGTGGCCATGGGCGGTTTTGTGGCAATGGCCATGAGCCTGTTGCTGGTTCTCTTTCCCAAGCCCCAAATGACGTTTCGGCTTCTGCCCCGGACTGAGGAAATGCCGAAGCTGCTGGCCACGCTGGAGGATGTTCGGCATAAGTTCAAGATAAGCGACACAGCCTTCCATCGTCTGCGCCTGTCCTGCGAAGAAACGTTCAGCCATCTCTGCGAGCACGTCGCCGATGAGGGCAAGACATGCCTGTTCGACATCCAGCGCAAGGAAGAGGGCATGTTCGTGGAAATCATATGCGGCTCGCAGGTCGAAGACGTGGACCGCTGTCCGCCCCCCATCCACCCCTCCTGCGCAAACGACCAGGATCTTTCCAGACTGGGCCTTTTTCTACTGGCCAAGATGGCCCGCGACGTGCTGCACTTCCACCTCTCCGGGAATACCTACATTACTTTTTATATCGATGATTAA
- a CDS encoding FlxA-like family protein, translating into MRIDGYREIWKMEEVVNRSLHDRAGSAGEQRSAPTSWGSDAVTISPAARDAQSALRKDEETDGDNTAAEAFKAYMDKTRGGSGSSGDSPIEALKARLKDLENKLASIAASPTMQEQTKNSMMQAIQAEITQVTAQIAELEAQAAEGSGKK; encoded by the coding sequence ATGCGAATTGATGGCTATCGGGAAATCTGGAAAATGGAAGAAGTAGTCAACCGCTCGTTGCATGACAGAGCAGGTTCAGCGGGGGAACAACGCAGCGCCCCGACCTCCTGGGGTTCTGATGCCGTAACGATATCGCCCGCGGCCAGAGACGCTCAGAGTGCATTGAGAAAAGATGAAGAAACGGACGGTGACAATACAGCGGCGGAGGCATTCAAGGCATATATGGACAAGACAAGAGGGGGGAGCGGTTCGTCTGGGGACTCGCCGATCGAGGCGTTGAAGGCCAGGCTGAAGGATTTGGAAAACAAGTTGGCTTCCATCGCCGCCAGCCCCACAATGCAGGAACAGACAAAGAACAGCATGATGCAGGCAATTCAGGCTGAAATAACACAGGTCACTGCGCAAATCGCCGAGCTTGAAGCACAAGCCGCGGAAGGTTCGGGCAAAAAATAG
- a CDS encoding outer membrane protein — protein MKKLVIAVFLAVLLSSSTSFAQMRLEGFALGQSNAAFKVNWISFQDSVFDVDLSDGIYLGVEGYHQLFPNLYVGGEIGWARATNDRLVSLDGVTIQTIDTRVHFVPLELNLKYAAEVAPNVVLGFGGGLSYSWLDLDVDVGGRSANVSEDWVFGVQLFTDVNYRFTPNLFAGVNAKYQWTEDMNVHLSGTNFRSNVDMNNFRLGVQVGYMF, from the coding sequence ATGAAGAAGTTAGTTATTGCGGTGTTTCTGGCGGTCTTGTTGTCTTCGTCGACGTCCTTCGCCCAGATGAGGCTCGAAGGATTCGCCCTGGGCCAAAGTAATGCGGCGTTCAAGGTTAATTGGATCTCCTTCCAAGACAGCGTGTTCGACGTAGATCTGTCGGACGGGATTTATCTGGGTGTTGAAGGATACCACCAACTCTTCCCGAATCTGTATGTCGGCGGTGAGATCGGCTGGGCACGAGCCACTAACGACAGGCTTGTTTCTCTTGACGGAGTGACTATTCAAACCATTGACACCAGGGTTCATTTCGTCCCTCTGGAATTGAACCTGAAGTACGCGGCCGAAGTCGCACCGAACGTTGTGCTGGGTTTTGGCGGCGGGCTTTCCTACAGCTGGCTGGATTTGGATGTCGATGTAGGCGGCCGCAGTGCCAATGTGAGTGAGGACTGGGTCTTCGGCGTTCAACTCTTTACGGACGTCAACTACAGGTTCACCCCGAATCTGTTTGCCGGCGTCAACGCAAAGTACCAATGGACGGAAGATATGAATGTCCATCTCAGCGGGACAAATTTTCGCTCCAACGTGGACATGAACAACTTCAGGCTTGGTGTGCAGGTGGGATACATGTTCTGA
- a CDS encoding response regulator, with protein MDKWNHDEEPEDLNVSILLIESDIEQGRSMELELRRSGFKVFTATSHLRALSLLEDHKNLRIVLVQVEATDIGGFDFVHLLRHRNRFQNQHLQIIMIGSGEDFVRFPADGNSIDDYLLRPYFPGELCWRVRKAQKFLLNQKQIAAVHQMSISAGILTSSGLKRALHEELNKAFRKRSCFSLAVFELYGLESVHLNHGLMMAEWMERDLSAQIRDRLRSYDRLGRLDWGRYCLIAPEIDQEHLRLLLIRFSRQIAEWNESVSRNSHIRIPLEPQVRPLTVIPEFEPHHLAQATAVLWDWIIRLDGHVPVAAADYSSIVITSETIADVVIAEQDGSVQTRLAIKAPGITQPLPQ; from the coding sequence ATGGATAAGTGGAACCATGACGAAGAGCCGGAAGATCTGAACGTCTCCATCCTCCTGATTGAATCTGACATCGAACAGGGGAGATCCATGGAGTTGGAACTGCGCAGGAGCGGCTTCAAGGTCTTCACCGCGACGAGCCACTTGAGGGCGTTGAGTCTGCTGGAGGATCACAAGAACTTGAGAATCGTTCTTGTCCAGGTGGAGGCCACGGATATCGGCGGCTTCGATTTCGTGCATCTCCTGCGGCACCGCAACCGCTTTCAAAACCAGCATCTCCAGATCATCATGATCGGCTCGGGAGAGGATTTCGTTAGATTTCCTGCTGATGGCAATTCCATCGACGACTACCTGCTGCGGCCGTATTTTCCCGGAGAACTTTGCTGGCGGGTCCGCAAGGCCCAGAAATTTCTGCTTAATCAAAAACAGATCGCCGCCGTGCACCAGATGAGCATTTCCGCCGGCATTTTAACCTCTTCAGGACTGAAAAGGGCATTGCATGAGGAATTGAACAAGGCTTTCCGCAAGCGCAGCTGCTTTTCCCTGGCCGTGTTCGAGTTATACGGCCTGGAAAGCGTTCATCTGAACCATGGGTTGATGATGGCCGAATGGATGGAGCGGGACCTTTCGGCCCAGATCCGCGACAGGCTGCGCAGCTATGATCGGCTGGGCAGACTGGACTGGGGTCGGTACTGCCTGATCGCCCCGGAGATCGATCAGGAGCACCTCCGGTTGCTGCTGATCCGCTTCAGTCGACAGATCGCCGAATGGAACGAATCCGTCAGCCGCAATTCCCACATCCGGATTCCTTTGGAACCGCAAGTTCGCCCATTGACTGTCATCCCGGAATTTGAACCGCACCATTTAGCCCAAGCCACGGCAGTGCTGTGGGACTGGATTATCCGTCTCGACGGCCATGTTCCTGTCGCTGCCGCCGATTATTCGAGCATCGTAATAACTTCGGAAACCATCGCGGATGTCGTCATCGCCGAGCAGGACGGCTCCGTTCAGACCCGTCTTGCGATCAAGGCACCAGGCATCACCCAGCCTTTACCTCAATGA
- a CDS encoding DNA topoisomerase 3 produces MKPLILAEKPSAGRDLARVLKVASKASSGRSSGYLENEQYVISWMIGHLLGYAFPGEQNPAWVKWSFANLPMFPENFQLKEMPSTASQLGVLRGLLAREDVGEIIVATDAGREGELIFRHLYGYLQCSKPFRRLWILDNTDAGIRKAFAELQPGHKFDNLAASARARSESDWLVGMNFSRAYTIKGGDKFSIGRVQTPVLALLVHRRKAIDAFVSEPFFTCTATVRALSGETDETEEARTPFPAQVMAPPDYSGDRFATKQDAADQAAKVDGQDGIVAALDQKEVVIAPPLLYDLTALQKEANARYGFSAKQTLDMAQKLYEVEKVITYPRTDSQYITQEIFKEMPQRMAALPKGYKPLIDLALNRLKSEQSFACVNDAKVTDHYAILPTGKTPSSSMAQPLKQLYDLVARRLLAAFLPPAKVQNTKVILDVSGEKLHAGGKIFMETGWLVAEPWRKGDDVVLPLLRQGDAIHIDKTEVKASKTKPPSHFTEKTLLGAMEKGEFEVGGLENENIMGLEDQSQPAPTVGIGRPSTRAAIIELLVERGYVRREKKRLIATDTGTTLIDFVESTVPQLTSAKITHLWEKNLEDIAQGKDDPRTFITKIKQFTRDGITILARQPAKPRVRPPEAQLQAAKTV; encoded by the coding sequence ATGAAACCCCTGATTCTGGCCGAGAAGCCGTCCGCCGGACGGGATCTGGCCCGGGTGCTCAAGGTGGCGTCCAAGGCCTCTTCTGGTCGTTCCTCCGGATACCTGGAAAACGAGCAATACGTTATCTCCTGGATGATCGGCCATTTGCTGGGCTATGCCTTTCCCGGAGAGCAGAATCCAGCCTGGGTGAAGTGGTCCTTTGCGAACCTGCCCATGTTCCCGGAGAACTTTCAACTCAAGGAAATGCCCAGCACCGCCAGCCAGCTCGGCGTCTTGCGAGGTCTGCTGGCCCGCGAGGACGTAGGCGAGATTATCGTGGCCACGGACGCGGGACGGGAAGGAGAGCTGATCTTTCGACACCTGTACGGCTACCTGCAATGCAGCAAACCGTTTCGCCGATTGTGGATCCTGGACAATACGGACGCCGGCATCCGCAAGGCCTTTGCTGAACTGCAGCCCGGGCACAAATTCGACAATCTGGCGGCCTCGGCCCGGGCCCGCTCTGAATCGGACTGGTTGGTGGGCATGAACTTCTCCCGCGCCTACACCATCAAGGGCGGCGACAAGTTCAGCATTGGACGGGTTCAGACCCCGGTGCTGGCGCTCCTGGTGCATCGCCGCAAAGCCATTGATGCCTTTGTTTCCGAACCGTTTTTCACCTGTACGGCCACGGTCCGCGCCCTGTCTGGTGAAACAGACGAAACCGAAGAAGCCAGGACTCCGTTCCCGGCCCAGGTCATGGCGCCGCCGGATTATAGCGGCGACAGATTCGCCACCAAACAGGACGCCGCGGATCAAGCCGCCAAGGTGGATGGACAGGACGGAATCGTGGCCGCTTTGGATCAGAAAGAGGTCGTCATCGCCCCGCCCCTGCTCTACGACCTGACCGCGCTCCAGAAAGAAGCCAATGCCCGATACGGTTTTTCCGCCAAGCAGACCCTGGACATGGCCCAGAAGCTGTACGAGGTGGAAAAGGTAATCACCTATCCGCGTACGGACAGCCAGTACATCACCCAGGAAATCTTCAAGGAAATGCCCCAGCGCATGGCCGCCCTGCCCAAAGGCTACAAACCCCTGATCGACCTGGCCCTGAACAGGTTGAAAAGCGAACAATCCTTTGCCTGCGTCAACGACGCCAAGGTCACGGACCATTACGCCATTCTGCCTACGGGCAAGACGCCGTCCTCGTCCATGGCCCAACCTCTGAAGCAGCTCTACGATCTGGTGGCCCGGCGGCTTCTGGCCGCGTTCCTGCCCCCGGCCAAGGTGCAAAATACCAAAGTGATTCTCGATGTGAGCGGAGAGAAGCTGCACGCCGGCGGCAAAATCTTTATGGAGACGGGCTGGCTGGTAGCCGAGCCCTGGCGCAAGGGAGACGACGTGGTTCTGCCGCTATTGCGGCAGGGGGACGCGATTCACATAGACAAGACCGAGGTCAAGGCCAGCAAGACCAAGCCTCCTTCTCATTTCACGGAAAAGACGCTGCTTGGCGCCATGGAAAAAGGCGAGTTCGAGGTGGGCGGCCTGGAGAACGAAAACATCATGGGGCTGGAGGATCAATCCCAGCCCGCACCGACCGTGGGTATCGGACGGCCGTCGACCCGGGCGGCGATCATCGAACTGCTGGTGGAGCGAGGCTATGTCCGCCGCGAAAAAAAGCGGCTGATCGCCACGGACACCGGGACCACCCTGATCGACTTCGTGGAATCCACCGTGCCTCAGCTGACCTCAGCCAAGATTACCCATCTCTGGGAAAAAAACCTGGAGGACATCGCCCAGGGCAAGGACGATCCCCGGACCTTCATTACCAAAATCAAGCAGTTCACCCGCGACGGAATCACAATCCTGGCCCGACAACCCGCCAAACCCCGCGTCCGCCCCCCGGAAGCGCAGCTCCAAGCCGCAAAAACCGTTTAG
- a CDS encoding FAD-dependent oxidoreductase — MAFWKSKKSSADDSRESSEPTQKWLLPEKSRIYLEDLFRVMTRDVVLFVFTREEENVPYNRFCTDFVKDLARISPKIKANFASMESGEAEKYSVHRSPTILVQPEDYRIRFTGAPAGEEGKSLIETILLASLKESGLSETSIKVLAQCKEPRDIQVFVNPVCPYCPQQVMHAIRAAIERPDLISTECVETGQNQDLAQRFNIGAVPHTVVNAEHNIIGLVPEEHFMAEVLTLQPVAPSTASPTPGNSGQEAVDVDLLIVGGGPAGLSAAVYAARSGLKTVILEGKTVGGQIVVTPVVENYPAFTSISGLKLVEMMSEQARQYVQILQGVPVHEAKIGRRVEALTDRGLFRARAMLLATGATWRKLGVPGEAKFFGHGVNYCATCDGYLYKGRNVLVVGGGNTALTDALYLKNLGAGVAVIHRRDAFRGEQHLVDALDREHIPVYWNTVVEEILGEESVRAVRIRDVHSGVQREVSTDGVFVAIGETANADLARDLGLQLNEDGTVFVDHRMRTSHPRIYAAGDVTGGVRQIVTAVGQGSVAALSIFEDLSKEPSND, encoded by the coding sequence ATGGCCTTCTGGAAAAGCAAGAAATCTTCCGCGGACGATTCGCGCGAAAGCTCCGAGCCCACGCAAAAATGGCTCCTCCCGGAGAAGAGCCGTATATACCTTGAAGACCTTTTTCGTGTAATGACTCGGGATGTTGTACTTTTTGTCTTCACCAGGGAGGAGGAGAACGTCCCCTACAACCGGTTCTGCACGGATTTTGTGAAGGACTTGGCCCGAATCAGCCCGAAAATCAAGGCAAATTTCGCGTCCATGGAATCCGGGGAGGCCGAGAAATACTCCGTACACCGCTCACCGACCATCCTCGTTCAGCCGGAGGACTATCGCATTCGTTTTACCGGAGCGCCCGCGGGCGAGGAAGGCAAGTCCCTCATTGAAACCATCCTGCTGGCATCCCTCAAGGAGAGCGGACTTTCGGAGACATCCATAAAAGTGCTGGCGCAATGCAAAGAGCCCCGGGACATCCAGGTTTTCGTCAACCCCGTCTGTCCCTACTGCCCGCAACAAGTGATGCATGCGATCCGCGCGGCCATCGAGCGCCCGGATCTGATTTCCACGGAATGCGTGGAAACCGGCCAGAATCAGGATTTGGCCCAACGATTCAACATCGGCGCCGTTCCCCATACGGTGGTCAATGCCGAACACAACATCATCGGCCTGGTTCCGGAGGAGCACTTCATGGCCGAGGTGTTGACGCTCCAGCCGGTGGCTCCGTCCACTGCGTCTCCGACCCCTGGAAATTCCGGTCAGGAAGCCGTGGACGTGGATCTGCTGATCGTGGGCGGTGGGCCGGCAGGTCTGAGCGCGGCCGTCTATGCCGCGCGCAGCGGTCTGAAAACGGTGATCCTGGAGGGCAAGACCGTGGGCGGACAGATCGTGGTCACGCCTGTGGTGGAGAATTATCCTGCGTTCACCTCCATTTCCGGTCTCAAGCTGGTGGAAATGATGTCCGAACAGGCCCGGCAGTATGTCCAGATCCTCCAGGGGGTGCCTGTTCACGAAGCCAAGATCGGCAGGCGCGTGGAGGCTCTGACGGATCGGGGGCTGTTCCGCGCCAGGGCTATGCTTCTGGCCACCGGAGCCACATGGCGCAAGCTGGGCGTTCCGGGAGAGGCAAAGTTTTTCGGCCATGGCGTGAACTACTGCGCCACCTGTGACGGCTACCTCTACAAGGGCCGGAACGTTTTGGTGGTCGGCGGGGGCAATACGGCCCTGACCGATGCCCTGTACCTGAAGAACCTCGGTGCCGGCGTGGCCGTCATCCACCGCCGCGACGCCTTCCGGGGCGAGCAGCATCTGGTGGACGCCTTGGATCGCGAACACATTCCGGTCTACTGGAACACCGTGGTGGAGGAGATCCTGGGCGAGGAGTCGGTGCGGGCTGTGCGGATCCGCGACGTGCATAGCGGTGTGCAGCGTGAAGTTTCGACGGACGGTGTTTTCGTGGCCATCGGCGAGACGGCCAATGCCGACCTGGCCAGGGATCTCGGTCTCCAACTGAACGAGGACGGCACAGTTTTCGTGGACCACCGGATGCGTACAAGTCATCCCCGTATCTATGCCGCGGGAGACGTTACGGGCGGAGTGCGCCAGATCGTCACGGCCGTCGGCCAGGGATCCGTGGCGGCCTTGAGCATATTCGAGGATCTTTCCAAAGAGCCTTCGAACGATTGA
- a CDS encoding GspE/PulE family protein: MTTASSTNLQGEALFRQGRFQEAATSLLDDYRSGKKTFAVITLLIQSLRALGQHREMADFLAKALMESSLTVHEQAALYYQLGQSLFQAKDLVQAKQAFWQAHRLNPNHPGLAEKLKAIGQKESRPQHRYSQLISKGDLAEQQLAELTLSAKENNEDLDQLLLREAKISKQALGESLATFYEVPFVDFDPNIDAPFELLEKRKLDPEYLKRSGWTPLAVDGNTITVLMANPFDHARLDEIRFIFGTSRIEPKVALISDIHGFIELFYRRLGSEELMELGDSVEARIDEEVEPHLDMETGVTDSEVVRLVNALLVEAWRRNASDIHIEPDPRNRFCSVRFRIDGSCHEFRKIRAGMAKPLISRIKIMAHLNIAERRLPQDGKIKMRLPELGKIVEFRVAILPTIENHEDVVLRLLASGKPLPLEKLGMSDDNLAKFKNAVYKPYGLIVVVGPTGSGKTTSLHSAISYINTSERKIWTAEDPVEITQEGLRQVQINPKIGLDFATTLRSFLRADPDVIMIGEMRDAETAHIGVQASLTGHLVFSTLHTNSAPETITRLLDMDLDPFNFADSLLCVVAQRLIKTLCTQCKEAYRPAKQEVDDLQKEFGAGFDQYIPMSRDISLYRAKGCGQCNQGYRGRIGVHELMASSTRIKNLIKRRGHTEEIRDQAVADGMLTLKQDALLKVLQGVTDMSQVRSVSGW; encoded by the coding sequence ATGACAACTGCTTCATCAACCAACCTTCAGGGGGAAGCGCTCTTCCGGCAGGGAAGATTCCAGGAAGCCGCCACTTCACTGCTCGACGATTATCGCAGTGGCAAGAAAACCTTTGCCGTGATCACCCTGCTGATCCAGTCCCTGCGGGCCCTGGGCCAACACCGGGAAATGGCTGATTTTCTGGCCAAGGCGTTGATGGAATCATCCCTAACCGTGCATGAACAGGCGGCGTTGTACTACCAGCTCGGCCAATCCTTGTTCCAGGCCAAGGATCTGGTCCAGGCCAAGCAAGCCTTCTGGCAGGCCCACCGCCTGAACCCGAACCACCCGGGCCTAGCTGAGAAGCTGAAGGCCATCGGGCAAAAGGAAAGCCGCCCACAGCATCGCTACAGTCAGCTGATCTCGAAGGGAGACCTTGCCGAGCAGCAGCTTGCCGAGCTGACCTTGTCCGCCAAAGAAAACAACGAGGACCTGGACCAGTTGCTCCTGCGGGAAGCGAAGATCAGTAAGCAGGCCCTGGGTGAATCTCTGGCCACTTTTTATGAAGTGCCCTTCGTGGATTTCGATCCGAATATCGACGCCCCCTTTGAACTCTTGGAAAAGCGCAAGCTGGACCCGGAATACCTGAAACGCTCCGGGTGGACCCCTCTGGCTGTTGACGGGAACACCATCACCGTGCTGATGGCCAACCCCTTCGATCATGCCCGACTGGATGAAATCCGATTCATTTTCGGCACCAGCCGGATCGAACCGAAGGTTGCCCTGATTTCCGACATCCATGGATTCATCGAGCTGTTCTACCGTCGCCTGGGTTCAGAGGAACTGATGGAACTTGGGGATTCGGTGGAAGCGCGAATCGATGAGGAAGTGGAACCGCATCTGGACATGGAGACCGGGGTCACGGATTCCGAGGTCGTGCGGCTGGTGAACGCCCTGCTGGTGGAGGCCTGGCGCCGCAATGCCTCGGACATCCATATCGAACCCGATCCGCGCAACAGATTCTGCTCGGTACGGTTTCGGATCGACGGCAGCTGCCATGAGTTCCGGAAAATTCGCGCCGGCATGGCCAAGCCGCTCATCTCCCGGATCAAGATCATGGCCCACCTGAACATCGCGGAGCGCCGTCTGCCTCAGGACGGCAAAATCAAGATGCGCCTGCCTGAGCTGGGTAAAATTGTTGAATTTCGGGTGGCCATCCTGCCGACCATCGAAAACCATGAAGACGTGGTCCTGCGCCTACTGGCCTCGGGCAAGCCCCTGCCCCTGGAAAAGCTGGGCATGTCCGACGACAATCTGGCCAAGTTCAAGAACGCGGTCTACAAGCCCTACGGGCTGATCGTCGTGGTCGGCCCCACGGGCTCCGGCAAGACCACCTCGCTCCACTCGGCCATCAGCTACATCAACACTTCCGAACGCAAGATCTGGACGGCCGAGGACCCGGTGGAAATCACCCAGGAAGGCCTGCGCCAGGTTCAGATCAACCCCAAGATCGGCCTGGATTTCGCCACAACCCTGCGGTCCTTCCTGCGGGCCGATCCGGATGTGATCATGATCGGTGAGATGCGGGACGCGGAAACCGCGCATATCGGGGTTCAGGCCTCGCTGACGGGCCACTTGGTTTTCTCCACGCTGCACACCAATTCCGCGCCCGAAACCATCACGCGCCTGCTGGACATGGATCTGGACCCGTTCAACTTCGCGGACTCTTTGCTCTGCGTCGTGGCCCAGAGGCTGATCAAAACCCTCTGCACCCAATGCAAGGAAGCCTATCGCCCCGCCAAGCAGGAGGTGGACGATCTGCAAAAAGAATTCGGGGCGGGCTTTGACCAGTACATTCCCATGTCCAGGGATATTTCATTGTATCGGGCCAAGGGGTGCGGTCAGTGCAACCAGGGCTACCGCGGCCGGATCGGCGTTCATGAACTGATGGCCAGCTCGACGCGGATAAAAAACCTGATCAAGCGCCGCGGCCATACCGAGGAAATCCGGGATCAGGCCGTGGCCGACGGGATGCTGACCCTGAAACAGGACGCCCTGCTCAAAGTGCTGCAGGGCGTGACCGACATGTCCCAGGTTCGGTCGGTGAGTGGGTGGTAG